One Triticum dicoccoides isolate Atlit2015 ecotype Zavitan chromosome 5B, WEW_v2.0, whole genome shotgun sequence genomic window carries:
- the LOC119308894 gene encoding protein SAWADEE HOMEODOMAIN HOMOLOG 2-like produces the protein MERRSTTRFSPSEIARMEKLVSSDRKEQVLVDSFCQKLVEEFNRSPARVGSRALQATQVRGWFLDKLPASTPKPASLPTTSEEKPLASEPDALVSEIKTSASEEKALALDTSISNNEDALSPDLPKETTDKVPEFEDLQFEAKSSKDSAWYDVALFLAHRKTSLGEVEVRVRFIGYGAEEDEWVNVRKAVRQQSIPLESSECRSIVKGDLVLCFKESNDEALHFDAHVLDVQRKQHDIRGCRCLFHVEYDHDQSQEMVNLKRISRRPRYL, from the exons aTGGAGCGGCGATCCACCACCCGCTTCTCGCCCTCCGAG ATTGCGAGGATGGAGAAGTTGGTTTCATCAGACAGAAAAGAGCAAGTCTTGGTTGATAGTTTCTGCCAGAAGCTTGTAGAAGAATTTAA TCGTTCTCCAGCCCGAGTAGGAAGCAGAGCTCTACAGGCTACACAG GTTCGAGGATGGTTCCTTGATAAGCTCCCTGCATCAACTCCTAAACCTGCTTCCTTGCCTACTACTTCTGAAGAAAAGCCTTTAGCCTCAGAACCAGATGCGTTAGTTTCTGAGATAAAGACTTCAGCTTCTGAAGAAAAAGCTTTAGCTCTTGATACAAGTATTTCAAACAATGAGGATGCACTTTCTCCAGATTTACCCAAAG AGACTACAGATAAGGTTCCTGAATTTGAAGACTTGCAGTTTGAGGCTAAGTCATCAAAGGATTCTGCATG GTATGACGTGGCCCTTTTCTTGGCACACAGGAAGACAAGTTTGGGAGAAGTT GAAGTCCGGGTGAGGTTTATCGGATATGGGGCTGAAGAAGATGAGTGGGTGAATGTCAGGAAGGCTGTCCGCCAGCAATCCATTCCGCTGGAGTCCTCAGAATGCCGAAGCATTGTAAAAGGAGATCTTGTCCTCTGTTTCAAG GAGAGCAATGATGAAGCACTGCACTTCGATGCACACGTTCTGGATGTCCAGCGGAAACAGCATGATATAAGGGGATGCAGATGCCTCTTCCATGTTGAATATGATCATGATCAGAGCCAG GAGATGGTGAACCTCAAGAGAATCTCCCGGCGACCAAGATACCTTTGA